One Vicia villosa cultivar HV-30 ecotype Madison, WI linkage group LG5, Vvil1.0, whole genome shotgun sequence genomic window, ATATGCTCGCATGTATAATCAAGACATCCAATATGACAAATCTTATGAATAATGAATATGCAAGCCAACTAGTAGTTGCTCAGTTTTGATGATGAAGTCAAGCAACTACTAGAGGATTTGCACACCAAAAGCGTACAATACCTTGTAGCTGCCGTGACACAAACTTAAGGTCGACCTGTACAAGACATTGGTGCTGATGTGCATGGAACCTGTTGCCGAAAACCCAAGCAACTCACCTCGACACAAGGAAAGGTGGTAATTCGATGAAATGTTCACTTATGGTCTGAACGAAACTCCAGATGCAAAAAATTACAGGGGGTCGAATCCTGCGACTCATCATAGAGAGAATAATCCAGTAGAGGAATTAAGTCCATTGACCCAAAACCTTTCTAAGGTAAAATCGATTGGCAAACGGTCATGTGCAGCCTAGTACCAAACGCCAAAGAAAGACATGTTAATCCATCTTTACACAACACAAGATTAATATTCTTAAGTTAAGAAAGACATGTTAATCCCATCCACACACAAATTAGTGTTCTCAAGTTTTATATTAGTAGATttattcaatttttgtcatataatttaactttaatatatttatctcattaattatttgttataaactcattaattattttataaactcaTTCGCTAAGGGTGACATATCTCTCATTTGCATGTTATTACAAAGAAGTCtaagatattttattttcatGCAATTCAAATTCAATGAGTCCAAATAAATGAAGAAACGCATGATATATGTGGTTGAGCACATGACAGAAGGCGCCCAAAGAAAAAACCGAAGAAAAGGCTACCGCAAATCCAGCTGGACGAGGACATTCGTGTCATTTTCTAATTAGGGTTTCCCAAACAATGCATCTTCAAGATTCAAACCGAGCTACGCTAAACTCACACGCCTCCTCAACAAATACACAACAACAGACCAATgagaaattattaattaaatttccatttaaaaacAAAACCAATCATAATTCACCACGTGTTAATATCAACCAATCAGAAAATAACAATGAGATCACAGCGTAACCCGCGGGTGAGACAAAGACAGTGAGAAAAGAGAGTGTAGGTGGTGCTATTTGAATCACTGCTTTTGGTGAAACAAAACCCTCTCTCCCCAAAAACCCAAACCCTTGGCGGCTGCGAGActcgttctctctctctctatccatCTTCTCTCTCTATCACTCTAGGgtttctcaaatcttcgatttgGGGCTTAAACCCTTTGTATCTCGATTCAGATTCAGATTCGTTTTGGGGGTTTCTGTTtcgtgattttttttttgttcagaAGAAAGAACGAGATCTCGTTTTATCGATTTGAATATGGCTGCCGTTGCAAATTCCGCGGATCGTATCCTTTGTAGCTGTTTAAATTATTTGCTGTATTTTTCATTTCTTGATCTGTTTTTGTGAACTGTTGATTGGATCggactgttttttttttacttgattttttgtTGAAGTTGATTTTATCGAGTTGAATCAAAGTTTTGAATTTTGTGGTGTTAGTTGAAATTCGAATTTGCGAGTTTTTGCTTGTTCCTTCACTTTATTGTATTCACAGAAGCAGTTGAATTGATGCAGAAGTTCACATTAGAACCTCAGCCCAAGTCCGTTGAAATTCCCGAGCCAAACAAGAAGGTAATAATTTTGGGTTTTTATTGTTGCTGTAGTTAATTCATTCATATGTTATTAGAGTAGCATCAGAGGATGAAATgtcatatttttctttttttttatttgtttttagtgAGATTAATAAGTGATGACTGAATTTGGATTCTCTTGTGCTGattcaaaatttcaatttttttgcaGGCTACAGGTAATCAATATGGATCAGTTGAGAATGGAAATGCTCTGAATGGTCAGATCCCATCTTATGAAAGGTCCCTAACGCCTGTGTTGCCGGAATTTATGGATCCCGCCATGTGCTATCTCCCAAATGGCTACCCATCTACCGCCTTTTATTATGGTGGTAAGTGTATGCAAATATTAAATTGATCTGTGTCTAATCAATATTCATTTTTTGTGATCTGATATAGAGCTTCTTTTAGGTTATGAAGGTACTGGTAATTTTGAGTGGGAAGATTTTTCTCGATACATGAGTCCCGATGGAGTTGATTTGACTTCTGTAAGTATGTTTTTCCTTCTAATGAAGTCAAGTATGAAATTCTGtttcttgattttaatttttttattaattagtcCCTGTATTTTCAGGGAGTCTACGGGGATAATGGTTCTCTAGTTTATCACCATGGATATGGATATGCACCCTACGCACCCTACTCTCCTGCTGGTTCTCCAGTCCCAACCATGGGAAATGACGGTCAGTTATACGGGCCTCAACACTATCAGTATCCCCCTTATTTTCAGCCCTTGACTCCAACCAGTGGGCCATTCACACCTACTCCTGCTGTCCATCCCCAGGGTGAAATTTCCACCTCTGTAGCTGCTGATCAGAAGCCTCTTTCTGTGGATACTGCAAATGGAAATTCCAATGCTGTTTCAAATGGAAGTGCTAAAGGTAAGGGTTTTGATACCTCTGTTAAACAATCTTATTAAAATTATACTATCTGTTGAATACTGTATAAAACATAGTTTGTTTTGACAGGTCGCACTACTTCTGGTTATCAGGATCCCAGATTTGGTTTTGACGGAGCTCGCTCACCTGTCCCATGGCTAGATGCCCCAATATTTTCAGATGGGCAGCCAAGACCTGTAACTAGCACTGCGATCTCATCCTCAATATCAAGTGGCAACAATGGTACTGCTTCAAGGAACCAAACTTACCGCCCCAATTCTCAATATATGGTATGCAAAGCATTTTTAAGCATTTTGTTTTGCATTTTATAAGGCCTTGATAGCAAAATAATTCTTGCTTGTATTtaagtttcaatttcaattttactaTCTGCGAAAATCTACCgtcgttttatttatttatttaattttattaatattattcggAAACCTTTCTTTTCCATAGGGTTTGCATCATCCTAGACCAATTCCTGCCATGGGAGCCAACCCTGGGTTCATGAGTAGAATGTATCCAAACAAGTTATATGGGCAGTATGGCAACACAGCTAGATCAGGTATGGGTTATGGAGCACATGGGTATGATTCTCGTACAAACGGGCGAGCCTGGCTTGCTGTTGACAACAAGTACAAAACAAGAGGAAGAAATGGTGGTTACTTTGGGTATGGCAATGAGAACACCGATGGTTTGAATGAACTGAACAGGGGACCTAGGGCCAAGGGTGGCAAGAACCAAAAGGTTTTTGCACCGACTGTTCTTGCTGTGAAAGGGCAGAATTTGCCAGTTAGTGCCGATGAAGAGAAGGAGAAGACTTCTAATATTCCAGACCGTGAGCAATACAACAAGTCTGATTTTCCAGAAGAATACACTGATGCTAAATTTTTTGTCATCAAGTCTTATAGTGAGGATGACATTCACAAAAGCATCAAGTATAATGTATGGGCCAGCACACAAAACGGTAACAAGAAGCTTGATGGTGCTTACCAAGAGGCTCAGCAGAAACCTGGTGGCTGCCCTATTTTCCTTTTGTTCTCAGTAAGCATCTAGGTCCGTTGCAAATTatgttttcctttgttttattggTATAGTTTGCTCACATGAAACTCATTTGCAGGTTAATACAAGTGGTCAGTTTGTTGGGCTTGCAGAGATGATTGGTCCTGTTGATTTTAACAAAAGTTTGGAATACTGGCAGCAAGATAAGTGGAATGGTTGTTTTCCTTTGAAGTGGCACATTGTCAAGGATGTTCCTAACAATGTGCTGAGACACATTACATTGCAGAACAATGAAAACAAACCTGTCACAAACAGTAGGGATACTCAGGAGGTAATTGAGTTTTTGCTCATGTAGTTGTCAATTGGTTGTAATAGTGGGTTCTCATCTGATCAATCAATTTTGTAATTGTAGGTACTATTGGAGCCAGGTCTGAAGTTGATCAAGCTTTTCAAGGAATATTCTAGCAAGACATGCATTCTGGATGATTTTGGTTTCTATGAGGGCCGCCAGAAGACTATTTTGGAGAAGAAAGCAAAGCAGCAATTCCCAAAGCAGGCAAGTCTTTCTATCACTCTAGTTGctcatgtttttattttatacgGGTTTATTGTCTTACTGatagatttttaattttattttactttctgATGCAGGTTTGGGAAGGGAAGCCAACGGAGGAAAAGGTAGAGGTGAATGGTGAAATAAATACTCAAAAATCTGAAGTTACCTCGGAGTTGCTCAAGGAATCGTCTACCATTGCTGTGAAGGACACTGAAAACCACACACTTTCTGAGAATGGAGCTGTTGCCAAAACTGGAGATGCCCCGAAGGGTGCTAAGCCAGTTGTATCTGAGAGTAAAATCGTACCGAACGGGGTTGCTAATGGTTGCTAAGTACTCTACTGCTTCCAAAGAGGCGGTGATTGAGTTTAATGGCATATATGTTCATCCTTTGCAATACTAAAACTCAGCAACTTGGTTCCGCCTGATTGGATCCGTCTCGCCTTCTCCTGCTGTGTGAAGATGATTGGTGATTAGTGAGATCTGTACATTGAGATAGGCTGAGCGGAGGTAGTTGATAGAATGCTAGCACCAGCCCCATGTAATTGCGTTTTGTTTACGGTGGTTAGTTCCTAACAGGTTTTTTCTCCTAGGGTTTTTTTGGGTTTTAGGGTTTCTGCTTAAGATTCTTATATGTTTTTGTTcgctttttttctttcctttttttttttacttggaTGCTCGGTTTCTTGTCTTTTACTTTGTTGGCGAGTAGCAAGGGGTAGATGCAAGGTGGAAAATACTTGAAATATAGTTTGCTTTAAGTTTTTTTAAGTCTGGTTAAATTAAATTTTGATGATTGAATTGCGCCTACCAAGAAAAATATAATGGACAATCTATTATGTAATCGGGTGTTTTTCTGGCTATGAAGTTCACCATATTTAGTTCtagtattttactatttttaattaattagccTTTCATTGTCAGtgcatatatattatattaatgatGTTTGGTAGAGGGAGAGTCGGCTGACGATTCTGCTACTGCATTAAAAAGAAATCACTGAATCATATCCTTCAAAGGAAACTAGAGGGGAACTAGAAATTGCGGTGTATGAAGATTCAGTTATGAGAGATTCCTTAACAATTCCTCCTCAATTGATTAGTGAGGGCAGGTTCCGTCTTGTGTTTGTGATGTTTTTCAAATTTCTAAGCTAGTTCTGGGCTGTTGAATCGTTCATTAGCTACTTGTTCATAGTTACCTTTTTTCTTGAGGAATAAAATTTGACCGGTAGATTGGAGCCAAGGATGTAGAAGGGGAAAGCGCAATAATTTTGGCCGTTCAATAATTTACTATTAAATAAAAAACTCACCAACTCTGATAATTTAAATCTGTCTATTGTGGTATACATTTATGAACTAGTGTCCGCATTATGTGCTACATAAATTTAAGACCCATGAAAGCTAAACGTCCCCGCTACGCATAAGCAGCCTTAAATCAACTTATGCCAGAAGTTTTTCTCCTAGGTCACCCTGGTCGTTCTTCCTTACTCATCCATGCAGTTCCTCCTGAAATAACGTTTTCCATTAGACAAAATGCATTAAAATTGATCAGCACTGAGGAACAAGGGCATTCAGTTTTTGGTGAATATGATTAAGAAATGGCTATAACAATGAAAACCAATGCATGGACACTttactttttacaagaaaacaataCTTGAATATGTTATCATTTTAACTTGCAAGAATATCAAATACATAAATAAGTTTGTATAACTTGCTCAGAAGTTTGTGTTCAATAACATCATTAGCTATTTAGGCATTTCCAGATCTGGTCTCCTATCAATCACTTTGCTCATTGAATCTTCAGGAAATGCTTCAGGATAAGTTGTCGTAAGTTTCGTCTTCATGTTTCTGCAAAAGGCAAAGTTTATTGAAGTTTTAGCTTTTGAACTCATAATGTAAATAAATGGAAAGCAGATATAAATAAAGTTATAATTAAGCTAAACATATATAGAAGGTTCTGTATTGTATAGTGCAATTTTAGCCTTACTCTCCCCTAGGTTGTTTAATCACAGATAGCGGCGAGTAGCGCCGGACCCCCAAAATGCTATAGCGGCATAGCGGATAGCAGGATGACCGCTATTGCGAGCTTTAAAAACTAAGGTAAATATTTAACATGAATACATGAATACTTAAAATAAGTTCCAACAACAAACAAATTGCCTTAAAAACAGAAGTTGCAACAACATGCATAAATTCCAACACCACCACAATATAAGTTcccatcaaaatcaaattataaatgTGCTCAAAATGACTAAACCAAATTCTAAACGTAAGCAAAATGACTAAATCTCATCCGTCTCATCTTCACTTCTAAGTTCCACCACATTAATATCATTTAGCTCATAACTTGATTCaatttcaattcttcttccacctCCAACTTCTCCATTAGACATTAACGTAGCAACTCTAGAGTTGTCTAGTATCTCTTGCTGGTTCATTAGCCCATCGGCACTAGGAGCTTTTATATTAGTCAAACTCTTTACTTCTACTGTTTGTTTGCTCTCTCACTTCATCAATCATTATCAATCAGGTTTATCAAATATTGTAGTTCACAATAAAAAACAGGCGAGATGGCCCAAAAAAACAAACAGTCTTGCATCTCCTGAAGGCCACCCATGGCATCAACATCTGAGACTGAGTTCCGTACTTGCCACCACTTCTGTCTCTTCGATCAGTAAGAAGTCACATTGAGGTTTTTGCTACTGATTTTCTAGCACAAGCCCTTTTGTCTTCTCTTCTACTGTTTACATGCTTCTCTACTACCACATACTCTTGTTACCCCAATTTAAATCTTGCCATCATCACCATCAAAGACAGCATCACTTGGCTTGTTTCCAGTGTTTACTTCCTTCTCTAGCAACAATTGCCTTTGTTACCTCAAAGAAAATCCTTCACGTCAATCTGTTATCACCAAagacaacttcatcttcaacactTAGTATTACTTCTAGACTCTAGTGTTCACTAACTTCTCTAGCACCAGATGCCCTTGTTATTTCCCAACGTCAACCTTTCATTGTCATCACCAGAGATAACTTTGTAACCTTACAAGATTCCAATTCACTAAGAGGTAGACCAAACTATATTTTGCTAAACAATAGCATTACATTACCCCCTTTTTACTTAGAAAATTAGATGACAAGTCTCTATGAAGAGTTACCATTTAAATCAAATCAaagatcaaataataataataacaatacctTAGTTTGAGAAAAATATAATCAAGGTCAGATTTGATAGACTTCAATACACGAGTATTTCTGGCCATATCACCGGAAATCTCAGTGAAACAGTGTTGAGAGAAATCATTGAAATGAGATAACACTGCATTGCTATCTTGCAATCTTCCCAATCTGAGATTCAATACTCCGAAATTCAGTATAATTTTTTGATTAGAATGTAtggaaaaagaaagggaaattgAAAGAGGAACGTACATGGTGTGTTGTAAATGGTTAAGGGAACGAAGATCATCGGAACTAACGAGGGTTTTGAACTCACTCGAAAGCTCTTCGGAGCTCAATTTCATCGATTCCGATTCTGATTCTTTCTCTGACATTTCCGCAACCGTGACGGAATGAAACGGTTTTTTCTTCTTTACCCTTTTCACAAAAATGAACAACAGTCAACAGAAGTTAAATTGGGCTTATTGGGTAAAAAAGACCAATATATTCTGTTGTTAGTACTATTCGCACCTTCCATTTTGCTGACATCACTGCTGAATGACTAAATTACACTTCActactctttttttatttattgttttctatAATTTGGTTTTCATAAACTAGTTTTCGAATTACATATTATACACCACGTATTATAGCtaggttgttttgttttttttttaaatgattattttagtgttacataaatttatataaaaaaaattataaaagaaacttttcacaaatttttcaaataaaaatttggtatgaatagttattttttaaatgttattttagatatttcatcattttattgaaattttatttggatataaaaatttcataaaatcacttaattttaaagctatttcaaatagtttttcacaaaaatatttttgaaatatagtttttttgaaaaaattacgaTTTCAACTATGTTTTAACTTCTATAATGTAAGTTTATGTTATAGATTGTCAAAAATAatctttcaattttaaaaaaataaatataaaaagcttataaaattttataaaatggtTTCATAAaatcctttttcttaaaaaaaaataatttttttaaagcatACCCAAAGACCACATTCATATTTTGTTCATTAGGTCTTTAAACCTGCTCCTCTTGAATTCTTTTGTTATCAAGTCAGTCAATTGGTTCTTAGTTTTGTAGTCAAGTTTCAATTTCTCTTTGGTTACTTGATTATGAAGAAAGTGACATTTCATCTCTATACATTTCCTTTTATCATGTGCTACTGAGTGATTGGCTGTTATTAGTGACATGTTGTCAACATGTAGCTCCTTTACCTTACTTATATTCAATTTAAGTTCCTTCATGAGCATTTATAAACATAGGCTTTGATATGTTTTAAGTGATGCTCCAACATACTCAATTTCACATGTTGAAAGATGCAATGAGAACTGTGATAATACAACTAATATCAAATATGAACATGTATCATGTAAGGCTGTTCCTTTTGTCTTGAATTGATCACCACTCTAGTTATTGTCAGTGTAGCCAAACACAATGGGATCATTTTTATTAGGGAAATGATAAGCTTACACTCTTTTTTACACTAACATCGTATAATTATACATATAATACATACATTCTATTATTTTATGACTTATTTTGTCTCGATTTCTGTGCAAGGAAATTtttcttttgttaatttttaCGGTGTAAGCTACGGTGTATAGGAAAAGAGAGTAAGCATAGCATAgctctttttattattatcatggtATAGAAAGTAGAACACCATGATACACAATTTCCTTTACAAAAACCTTAGAGAGTGTttgaatgaagcattttaatgaggtaattttaatgaggtaatgtaatgttttgagggaatttaaaatgatttgcacaaaatttattatttggataaaaaaatgaagaattgttaaaatgatagaaatttatggagtattttatctaagttaaatttaatcattttgaaatgacaccaaaaatcaaaGAATTTGTAATTCCTTCATACTCCAtaaaatgtatttgttactattatttcttcaaattttgcaaatcggtcctcatattttccaaaattacaaaattgaccctaaattttttaaaaaattgcaaattagtccttaataatttttaaaatttacaattaggtccttcaaaatttttaaaattataatttcgtccctacttttcaattttttaatttggcccaaaaaaaatatattttataaaaaagacCTCAAAactctaacaatgaattaccttaatactccatccaaacaaaataatttaaaatgaatggatttcaattgaatcatttgaattgctttgaattttaaattcctttaaaattttaattacctcatccaaacacactcttagaatCCTCTTTAGCAATTGCTAAGTGAGATACCTTAGAATACTTTTAGCAGTTGCTAAGTgaaataattttgattatttCATCCACATCAACACATCTCAATTAAATCTATTAGATTTATGAtccgtttgttttgttttttataagtgatttttatagtattatatatttttgtgtaAACAAAATTTgcattaaaaaattcataaaatttttaaattaaatttaagttaaatagttatttttaaaatgttattttagttatttcatcattttataaaaaaaaattagatattaaattattaaaaaaactgtGATTTCAAATggcttttcataaaaattatttttgagataTAGTTATTGAAAGATTCTGAACGCACCCCAAACATACCTTATACACCACGCAAATTTCCATTTTTGCCCTATGTTTCCGTAGATCCGGAAGCActccatatttaaaaaaaacttgattccgtataaaacaaaagaagaaacagTTAATTTCACCttatatttaatttatcaatACTTCCtcagatgcatctacagaagcacCTAATGTTTTTCAAACAAAGGTACTTCCGCAGATCCATCTATGAAacattattctattttttaatttttttttaatattgtagaTCACTCAATTTTTTGAAATCATCACACTCGCTTCTTTGACATTAATTTTATGGCATGTCTGCCATATTTTACTCTCTCCAGTTGAGAGTTATTTAAACAGTAATGCATTTAAAAGACAATAGTACATAgaccaataaaaatacaatatataaataatgaaaGTCAAAGTGTCGAGTACATCATAGCAGCAGTACCTGATGTCCTCCGCGGCTATGCGGTCAAGAGCGCGCTTGTAGGGATCCGACATCTGGTTCCCTCGAAGgcgtaggggtgttcaaaaccaaaccaacccaatagaaaaccgcaaaccaaaccaaaccaaaccgaaaccgcaaaaaaccgcatttggttcagattagtttgggtcatcttttaacaaaaccgtacggttcggttcggtttacgGTTTGTAGTTtgtaaatcgaaccaaac contains:
- the LOC131603333 gene encoding YTH domain-containing protein ECT4, which codes for MAAVANSADQAVELMQKFTLEPQPKSVEIPEPNKKATGNQYGSVENGNALNGQIPSYERSLTPVLPEFMDPAMCYLPNGYPSTAFYYGGYEGTGNFEWEDFSRYMSPDGVDLTSGVYGDNGSLVYHHGYGYAPYAPYSPAGSPVPTMGNDGQLYGPQHYQYPPYFQPLTPTSGPFTPTPAVHPQGEISTSVAADQKPLSVDTANGNSNAVSNGSAKGRTTSGYQDPRFGFDGARSPVPWLDAPIFSDGQPRPVTSTAISSSISSGNNGTASRNQTYRPNSQYMGLHHPRPIPAMGANPGFMSRMYPNKLYGQYGNTARSGMGYGAHGYDSRTNGRAWLAVDNKYKTRGRNGGYFGYGNENTDGLNELNRGPRAKGGKNQKVFAPTVLAVKGQNLPVSADEEKEKTSNIPDREQYNKSDFPEEYTDAKFFVIKSYSEDDIHKSIKYNVWASTQNGNKKLDGAYQEAQQKPGGCPIFLLFSVNTSGQFVGLAEMIGPVDFNKSLEYWQQDKWNGCFPLKWHIVKDVPNNVLRHITLQNNENKPVTNSRDTQEVLLEPGLKLIKLFKEYSSKTCILDDFGFYEGRQKTILEKKAKQQFPKQVWEGKPTEEKVEVNGEINTQKSEVTSELLKESSTIAVKDTENHTLSENGAVAKTGDAPKGAKPVVSESKIVPNGVANGC
- the LOC131603334 gene encoding kxDL motif-containing protein LO9-177 produces the protein MSEKESESESMKLSSEELSSEFKTLVSSDDLRSLNHLQHTILGRLQDSNAVLSHFNDFSQHCFTEISGDMARNTRVLKSIKSDLDYIFLKLRNMKTKLTTTYPEAFPEDSMSKVIDRRPDLEMPK